From one Syngnathoides biaculeatus isolate LvHL_M chromosome 12, ASM1980259v1, whole genome shotgun sequence genomic stretch:
- the atoh7 gene encoding transcription factor atoh7, translating to MKPRRSSSTDSGSESSEVDCKSPEKYESTTRRRMAANARERKRMQGLNTAFDRLRKVVPQWGQDKKLSKYETLQMALSYIMALNRILTDTKRHNSAHRQWVDLQFDSVQPDSYQCLTRLESMGQDYINSSFSYQFDGHQLHV from the coding sequence atgaagcctCGCCGGTCGAGCTCCACGGACTCAGGATCTGAGTCCTCAGAAGTGGACTGCAAGAGCCCGGAGAAGTACGAGTCCACCACGCGTCGGAGGATGGCTGCCAACGccagagagaggaagaggatgcAGGGGTTGAACACGGCCTTCGACCGCTTACGGAAGGTGGTCCCGCAGTGGGGGCAGGACAAGAAACTGTCCAAGTATGAAACCCTGCAGATGGCTCTCAGCTACATCATGGCACTCAACCGGATCCTGACGGACACCAAAAGGCACAACAGTGCCCACAGGCAGTGGGTGGACTTGCAGTTTGACTCTGTGCAGCCTGATAGCTACCAGTGCCTCACAAGGTTGGAATCCATGGGGCAGGACTATATCAACTCTTCTTTCTCTTACCAGTTTGATGGACATCAGCTCCatgtataa
- the pkd2l1 gene encoding polycystin-2-like protein 1 codes for MKSLNNRADSHLSGQVECELEKVGSWVNRAYIGNSPPLPRVVSAVYNPEPQFPGSMEGLYNVDPASPFSGGPHSADKIMAKERRGCCSFIKGLWGTTLTENTSDNRELFVRTTLRELMVYLVFLVDICLLTYGMTSSSTYYYTKAMTDLFVNTAGESGVKFQSISTMGDFWTFAQEPLLDGLYWTKWYNNQTLDSGDQSFIYYENMLLGVPRMRQIKIKNNSCKVHKDFQDEITGCYDVYTEKKEDDLNFGLLNGTAWRYHTEKVIKGSSHWGMLTTYSGAGYYQDLGRTKEESIVVLKELEENLWLDRGTRAIFIDFSTYNANINMFCVIRLVVEFPATGGAVPSYQIRTVKLIRYINYWDYFILGCEMVFCLFILYYIVEEVLELRIHKFSYFKSIWNILDVVVILLAIVAIVFNIFRTVKVDKLLGKLLDQPQIYADFEFLAFWQTQYNNMNAVNLFFAWIKVFKYISFNKTMTQLSSTLGRCAKDIVGFAIMFFIVFFAYAQLGYLLFGTEVESFSTFVKCIFTQFRIILGDFDYDAIDRANRVLGPMYFVTYVFFVFFVLLNMFLAIINDTYSEVKEELSSHKDELQITDIIKQSYMKTFMKLKLKNEKISDVQRALRAGSGEIEFKDFRDTLKEMGHADHEISAAFSHFDRDGNHILDEDEQEKMKTELEEKRDALTAELNNLGMNYGNDFGGKPPVILSDQKSHSGHIFMNREQFLRLARQVLHLECTMSDLAVKIELILKKIGIEDLCDVNKNNEKSNTNHIADKNASDGTILVCADRGTKAAMLSGRISAIPTYDCHM; via the exons ATGAAGAGTCTGAACAACCGTGCTGACAGCCACCTGTCTGGCCAGGTGGAATGCGAGTTGGAAAAGGTGGGTTCATGGGTGAACCGGGCTTACATTGGCAACTCACCCCCCTTGCCCCGAGTTGTGAGCGCAGTCTACAACCCGGAGCCCCAATTCCCGGGCTCCATGGAGGGCCTGTACAATGTCGACCCCGCCAGCCCGTTCTCGGGGGGGCCACACTCGGCTGATAAAATCATGGCGAAGGAGCGCAGAGGCTGCTGTTCTTTCATCAAAG gTTTGTGGGGTACAACGCTGACTGAAAACACCTCGGATAACCGGGAACTGTTTGTCCGCACTACTCTACGGGAGCTAATGGTCTATCTGGTCTTTTTAGTGGATATTTGTCTTT TGACTTACGGTATGACGAGCTCGAGCACGTACTATTACACCAAAGCCATGACTGACCTGTTTGTCAATACAGCTGGGGAAAGTGGGGTTAAGTTTCAGTCCATCAGCACCATGGGGGACTTCTGGACT TTTGCACAGGAACCTTTATTAGATGGCCTCTACTGGACAAAATGGTACAACAACCAGACCCTGGACAGTGGAGATCAGTCATTCATCTACTATGAGAACATGTTGCTGGGAGTTCCGAGGATGAGACAGATCAAGATTAAGAACAACTCCTGCAAAGTTCACAAAGACTTCCAGGATGAGATCACAGGATGTTATGATGTCTACACTGAGAAGAAAGAGGATGATCTCAACTTTGGTCTACTCAACGGCACAGC ATGGCGCTACCACACTGAAAAAGTGATCAAGGGTTCCTCACATTGGGGTATGCTGACCACCTACAGTGGAGCAGGATACTACCAGGACCTGGGTCGAACCAAGGAGGAAAGCATCGTTGTACTGAAGGAGCTGGAGGAGAACCTTTGGCTGGACCGAGGAACCAGGGCTATTTTCATCGACTTCTCCACTTACAATGCAAACATCAACATGTTCTGTGTCATCAG GTTGGTAGTGGAGTTCCCGGCAACTGGTGGCGCAGTCCCTTCCTACCAGATCCGAACAGTCAAGTTGATTCGCTACATTAACTACTGGGATTACTTCATCCTGGGTTGTGAGATGGTCTTCTGTTTGTTCATCCTCTATTATATTGTGGAGGAGGTACTGGAGCTTCGAATACACAAGTTTTCCTATTTCAAAAGCATCTGGAACATACTTGACGTCGTGGTCATACTG CTCGCCATCGTTGCCATTGTATTCAACATTTTCCGTACGGTTAAAGTGGACAAGTTGCTTGGCAAATTGTTGGACCAACCACAAATCTATGCTGACTTTGAATTTCTGGCATTCTGGCAAACCCAATACAACAACATGAATGCAGTCAACCTGTTCTTTGCATGGATCAAG GTCTTCAAGTACATCAGTTTCAATAAGACAATGACCCAGCTGTCCTCCACACTGGGCCGCTGTGCCAAAGACATTGTCGGGTTCGCTATAATGTTCTTCATTGTGTTCTTCGCGTACGCTCAGCTCGGATACTTGCTGTTTGGTACAGAAGTGGAATCCTTCAGCACCTTTGTCAAGTGCAT CTTCACCCAATTCCGAATTATTCTAGGAGACTTCGATTATGATGCTATTGATCGTGCAAACAGAGTTCTCGGACCAATGTATTTTGTCACCTACGTTTTCTTCGTTTTCTTCGTCCTGCTA AACATGTTTCTTGCCATCATAAATGACACATATTCGGAGGTCAAAGAGGAGTTATCATCCCACAAAGATGAGCTCCAGATTACTGACATCATCAAACAG AGCTACATGAAGACGTTCATGAAGCTAAaacttaaaaatgagaaaatatcgGATGTCCAGAGGGCTCTACGCGCTGGATCTGGTGAAATTGAATTCAAGGATTTTAGAGATACTTTGAAAGA GATGGGACATGCCGATCATGAAATTTCAGCCGCTTTCTCACACTTCGACCGGGATGGGAACCACATTCTCGATGAGGATGAAcaggaaaagatgaaaacagAATTGGAGGAAAAGAGG gaTGCCCTTACTGCTGAACTCAACAATCTCGGAATGAATTATGGGAACGATTTTGGCGGAAAGCCTCCAGTGATCTTAAGTGACCAAAAGAGCCACTCTGGTCACATCTTTATGAACCGGGAACAGTTTCTAAG ACTGGCCAGGCAGGTTCTCCACCTTGAATGTACCATGTCTGACCTAGCAGTGAAGATTGAGTTGATTTTGAAGAAGATTGGGATCGAGGACTTATgtgatgtaaacaaaaacaatgagaaATCAAACACCAATCACATT GCGGATAAAAATGCCTCAGACGGGACTATCCTGGTTTGTGCGGATCGAGGGACGAAGGCTGCGATGCTATCGGGGAGAATTTCCGCCATCCCCACATATGACTGTCATATGTGA
- the tial1 gene encoding nucleolysin TIAR isoform X2, with amino-acid sequence MKYSLPVVHVFYALCQLVLLFFAYLVFEMLIGLDRSLKANSKELCTLETQIDARVVKDMATGKSKGYGFVSFYNKLDAENAIVHMGGQWLGGRQIRTNWATRKPPAPKNTQDNGSKQLRFEDVVSQSSPQNCTVYCGGIQSGLSDQLMRQTFSPFGQIMEIRVFPEKGYSFIRFSSHDSAAHAIVSVNGTGIEGHIVKCFWGKESPDMTKGSQQVEYGQWGQWNQVYGSPQQQYGQQYVTNGWQVPSYSMYGQSWNQQGFGVEQSQSPGWVGGFGSQSTQASASASPVVSNLSNFNMTGYQTQ; translated from the exons ATGAAGTACTCTCTTCCAGTTGTTCACGTGTTTTATGCTTTGTGTCAGCTAGTGTTGCTCTTCTTTGCATATTTAGTATTTG AAATGCTCATAGGATTGGACAGGAGCTTGAAGGCTAACAGCAAGGAACTGTGCACTCTGGAGACTCAGAT AGATGCTCGAGTTGTGAAGGACATGGCGACAGGCAAATCAAAGGGGTATGGATTTGTGTCCTTCTACAACAAACTG GATGCTGAGAACGCCATCGTTCACATGGGCGGGCAGTGGCTGGGAGGACGCCAAATCAGGACCAATTGGGCAACACGAAAGCCACCTGCTCCCAAAAACACTCAGGACA atggctcaaaacaattgaGGTTCGAGGATGTTGTGAGCCAGtccagtccacagaactgtaCTGTGTATTGTGGAGGGATCCAGTCTGGACTGTCTG ATCAATTAATGCGGCAGACCTTCTCACCATTTGGTCAGATCATGGAAATCAGAGTCTTCCCAGAGAAGGGATATTCTTTCATCAG GTTTTCCTCCCATGACAGTGCAGCCCACGCCATTGTGTCAGTAAATGGCACAGGCATTGAAGGGCATATAGTGAAGTGCTTCTGGGGAAAAGAATCTCCTGATATGACCAAAGGTTCACAGCAG GTTGAATATGGTCAGTGGGGGCAGTGGAATCAGGTTTACGGAAGTCCGCAGCAGCAATATGGGCAGCAGTATGTGACTAATGGATGGCAAGTTCCCTCCTACAGCATGTATGGCCAGTCATGGAATCAGCAAGGATTCGGAGTAGA GCAATCCCAGTCGCCCGGCTGGGTCGGAGGATTCGGCTCTCAATCAACTCAGGCTTCAGCGTCAGCGAGTCCAGTCGTATCCAACCTGAGCAACTTCAACATGACTGGTTATCAGACACAGTGA
- the tial1 gene encoding nucleolysin TIAR isoform X3: MATGKSKGYGFVSFYNKLDAENAIVHMGGQWLGGRQIRTNWATRKPPAPKNTQDNGSKQLRFEDVVSQSSPQNCTVYCGGIQSGLSDQLMRQTFSPFGQIMEIRVFPEKGYSFIRFSSHDSAAHAIVSVNGTGIEGHIVKCFWGKESPDMTKGSQQVEYGQWGQWNQVYGSPQQQYGQQYVTNGWQVPSYSMYGQSWNQQGFGVEQSQSPGWVGGFGSQSTQASASASPVVSNLSNFNMTGYQTQ; the protein is encoded by the exons ATGGCGACAGGCAAATCAAAGGGGTATGGATTTGTGTCCTTCTACAACAAACTG GATGCTGAGAACGCCATCGTTCACATGGGCGGGCAGTGGCTGGGAGGACGCCAAATCAGGACCAATTGGGCAACACGAAAGCCACCTGCTCCCAAAAACACTCAGGACA atggctcaaaacaattgaGGTTCGAGGATGTTGTGAGCCAGtccagtccacagaactgtaCTGTGTATTGTGGAGGGATCCAGTCTGGACTGTCTG ATCAATTAATGCGGCAGACCTTCTCACCATTTGGTCAGATCATGGAAATCAGAGTCTTCCCAGAGAAGGGATATTCTTTCATCAG GTTTTCCTCCCATGACAGTGCAGCCCACGCCATTGTGTCAGTAAATGGCACAGGCATTGAAGGGCATATAGTGAAGTGCTTCTGGGGAAAAGAATCTCCTGATATGACCAAAGGTTCACAGCAG GTTGAATATGGTCAGTGGGGGCAGTGGAATCAGGTTTACGGAAGTCCGCAGCAGCAATATGGGCAGCAGTATGTGACTAATGGATGGCAAGTTCCCTCCTACAGCATGTATGGCCAGTCATGGAATCAGCAAGGATTCGGAGTAGA GCAATCCCAGTCGCCCGGCTGGGTCGGAGGATTCGGCTCTCAATCAACTCAGGCTTCAGCGTCAGCGAGTCCAGTCGTATCCAACCTGAGCAACTTCAACATGACTGGTTATCAGACACAGTGA